One region of Olleya sp. Hel_I_94 genomic DNA includes:
- a CDS encoding ion transporter has translation MKNKIYEFINKNSVFIKFIYGLIILNVITLILESYQELRLSFSDFFNYFELISVIIFTIEYLLRLWTSDLDKSYKGNSFKKRLKFGFSTLGLIDLIAILPFYLPFLIPFDLRIVRILRLFRLLRIFKLGRYSKSLNTITSVLKSTKSELAITGFVAFILLVLSSTIMYYFENEVQPEKFASIGHSFWWAVATLTTVGYGDVFPITAMGKIMSGIIALIGIGFIALPTGIISSAFIERIQEQKKGEKKCTCPNCGTEINK, from the coding sequence ATGAAAAATAAAATTTATGAGTTTATAAATAAAAATTCGGTTTTTATCAAATTCATCTATGGATTAATTATTTTAAATGTAATTACATTAATTTTAGAATCCTACCAAGAATTAAGACTTTCATTCTCTGACTTTTTTAACTATTTTGAATTAATTTCTGTAATTATTTTTACCATTGAATATTTGTTAAGGTTATGGACTTCTGACTTGGATAAATCCTATAAAGGGAATTCATTTAAGAAAAGATTAAAATTTGGATTTTCAACTCTTGGCTTAATCGACTTGATAGCAATTTTACCATTTTATCTGCCTTTCCTTATTCCTTTCGATTTGAGAATAGTAAGAATATTGCGTTTGTTTAGATTATTAAGAATCTTTAAACTTGGCAGATATTCAAAGTCATTAAATACTATAACTAGCGTTTTGAAAAGCACAAAATCTGAATTAGCAATTACGGGTTTTGTTGCATTTATATTGTTGGTCTTGTCATCAACAATAATGTACTATTTTGAGAATGAAGTTCAACCCGAAAAATTTGCAAGTATCGGACACTCATTTTGGTGGGCTGTAGCAACTTTAACGACTGTTGGATATGGAGATGTTTTTCCAATAACAGCAATGGGAAAAATAATGAGCGGAATAATAGCATTAATCGGAATTGGATTTATTGCACTTCCAACTGGAATTATAAGTTCAGCATTTATCGAGAGGATTCAAGAACAGAAAAAAGGGGAAAAAAAATGTACTTGTCCTAATTGCGGGACTGAAATCAACAAATAA